The Loxodonta africana isolate mLoxAfr1 chromosome 23, mLoxAfr1.hap2, whole genome shotgun sequence genome has a segment encoding these proteins:
- the LOC135228555 gene encoding zinc finger and SCAN domain-containing protein 29-like, which produces MMIANTRGFLWSDLETRALLGIWGEAGVQSALDGNFRNSHVYRDVARRLAQVGFERTPEQCRVRIKGLKRQYYQAKDGLPKGGPARKVCKFFDDMDRILGARAAAGGPAHPRGGPTPGDAACRDQAAEKGLTGQGSSFAQRPVKVERAPFAIPVPPGDGECSPGPGRVCGRAHSRGWLPQEITVTQRVIQAPQRLSCLTLAVGL; this is translated from the coding sequence ATGATGATCGCCAACACCCGGGGCTTCCTGTGGTCAGACCTGGAGACGCGAGCCCTGCTGGGCATCTGGGGCGAAGCGGGCGTGCAGTCGGCGCTGGACGGCAACTTTCGGAACAGCCATGTGTACCGGGACGTGGCGCGCAGGCTTGCCCAGGTGGGCTTCGAGCGGACCCCGGAGCAGTGCCGCGTCCGCATCAAGGGCTTGAAGCGCCAGTATTACCAGGCGAAGGACGGGCTCCCCAAGGGCGGGCCTGCGCGCAAGGTCTGCAAGTTCTTCGACGACATGGACCGTATCCTGGGCGCCCGGGCTGCCGCCGGGGGCCCCGCGCACCCCCGGGGAGGCCCCACGCCTGGAGACGCGGCCTGCCGGGACCAGGCGGCTGAGAAGGGCTTGACCGGCCAGGGCTCCTCGTTCGCCCAGCGTCCGGTCAAGGTAGAGCGTGCGCCCTTTGCCATCCCGGTGCCACCTGGTGATGGTGAGTGCAGCCCTGGGCCAGGGCGTGTGTGTGGGCGCGCGCACTCTCGGGGATGGTTACCCCAAGAGATCACTGTGACCCAGAGGGTTATCCAGGCACCCCAAAGACTCTCATGCCTGACCTTGGCTGTTGGGCTGTAG